One genomic segment of Hordeum vulgare subsp. vulgare chromosome 2H, MorexV3_pseudomolecules_assembly, whole genome shotgun sequence includes these proteins:
- the LOC123425796 gene encoding chitin-inducible gibberellin-responsive protein 1, translating to MDLHQLFKYRLTGANVFCEIPTENNLVNSSWQTSPLKLEFSNSPYTPLSTQLECDNLSALSNTPDNQSSTETISAQPISPLEADSSYIKAGGISENIQVRSDPLYATSRHNMQQTLRDIENVLMAPDADDATTSANHEFEDTKPSQLMRQRSRTWSHESRQPLPGVVRPQFASGGFPTASYEFRPEKRQRELREDPQLIVKHLLVKCAEALSENRTEEFLKLVQEARGTVSINGEPIQRLGAYLLEGLVARHGNSGTNIYRALKCREPESKELLSYMKILYNICPYFKFGYMAANGAIAEALRSEDKIHIIDFQIAQGTQWITLIQALAARPGGPPHVRITGIDDPVSEYARGEGLELVGNMLKNMSEEFNIPLEFTPLSVYATQVTKEMLEIRPGEAVAVNFTLQLHHTPDESVDVNNPRDGLLRMVKGLSPKVTTLVEQESHTNTTPFLMRFVETMDYYSAMFESIDANLPRDSKERISVEQHCLAKDIVNIIACEGKDRVERHELLGKWKSRLSMAGFKPYPLSSYVNSVIKKLLACYSDKYTLEEKDGAMLLGWKSRKLISASAWH from the coding sequence ATGGATTTGCACCAGCTATTCAAGTACAGATTGACTGGTGCTAACGTCTTCTGCGAAATTCCCACTGAGAACAATTTAGTGAACTCTTCCTGGCAAACTAGTCCACTGAAGTTAGAGTTCAGCAACTCTCCATACACCCCTCTTTCTACCCAGCTTGAGTGTGACAATTTGTCTGCTCTTAGCAACACTCCAGATAACCAGAGCTCTACTGAAACCATTTCAGCCCAGCCAATCTCCCCGCTTGAAGCAGACAGCTCATACATAAAGGCAGGTGGCATCAGTGAGAACATCCAAGTGAGATCTGATCCATTGTATGCAACATCAAGACATAATATGCAGCAGACTTTGCGTGACATTGAGAACGTTCTGATGGCACCTGATGCTGATGATGCAACAACGAGCGCAAATCATGAGTTTGAGGACACCAAGCCTTCTCAGCTCATGCGGCAGCGGTCGAGGACATGGAGCCATGAGTCACGGCAGCCGTTGCCTGGAGTTGTTCGACCACAATTTGCATCTGGTGGATTCCCCACGGCAAGCTATGAGTTCCGcccagagaaacgacaaagggagTTAAGGGAGGATCCACAACTCATTGTGAAGCATCTATTAGTCAAGTGTGCTGAGGCATTAAGTGAGAACAGGACAGAGGAGTTCCTAAAGCTTGTTCAAGAAGCTCGTGGGACTGTTTCAATTAACGGGGAACCGATCCAGCGTCTAGGTGCTTACCTACTTGAGGGTTTGGTTGCTAGGCATGGAAACTCTGGTACAAACATCTACCGTGCTCTGAAATGCCGGGAGCCGGAGagcaaggagcttctctcctacaTGAAGATTTTATACAATATCTGTCCTTACTTCAAGTTTGGATACATGGCAGCTAATGGGGCGATTGCAGAGGCATTGAGAAGTGAGGACAAGATCCACATAATTGATTTTCAGATTGCTCAAGGGACTCAATGGATTACACTGATACAAGCTCTAGCTGCAAGGCCTGGGGGTCCACCTCATGTGCGGATCACTGGAATAGATGACCCGGTGTCGGAGTATGCACGAGGTGAAGGTCTGGAATTAGTTGGGAACATGCTGAAAAACATGTCTGAAGAGTTTAATATACCTTTGGAGTTTACACCTCTATCTGTCTATGCCACTCAAGTCACAAAGGAAATGCTTGAGATTAGACCAGGTGAAGCAGTTGCTGTCAACTTCACCCTCCAGCTACACCATACCCCAGATGAGAGCGTGGACGTCAACAACCCGCGGGACGGGTTGCTCCGGATGGTGAAAGGGCTGTCCCCGAAGGTGACCACATTGGTGGAGCAGGAGTCGCACACCAACACGACGCCTTTCTTGATGAGGTTTGTGGAGACCATGGATTACTACTCTGCCATGTTTGAGTCCATCGACGCCAACTTGCCTCGAGACAGCAAAGAGAGGATAAGTGTGGAGCAACACTGCCTGGCCAAGGACATTGTGAACATCATCGCCTGCGAGGGGAAGGACAGAGTGGAGAGGCATGAGCTCCTTGGCAAGTGGAAATCGAGGCTGAGCATGGCTGGCTTCAAGCCTTACCCGCTGAGCTCGTATGTGAACTCGGTGATCAAGAAGCTTCTTGCATGTTACTCGGACAAGTACACGCTGGAGGAGAAGGATGGGGCGATGCTCCTGGGCTGGAAGAGCAGGAAGTTGATATCCGCCTCTGCGTGGCACTGA